Proteins encoded together in one Oreochromis aureus strain Israel breed Guangdong linkage group 23, ZZ_aureus, whole genome shotgun sequence window:
- the LOC116333029 gene encoding uncharacterized protein LOC116333029 isoform X4 translates to MDYSLPCEPYAVPWHKMPPNLMLALREKKRPKPRERRELVRVVIDDVLCKENIRPGRAKLREIARQIVQEYPCSFQDRALSGTKVIGTGYESLFIQLENRVENVRRPLTVCSAKKMADDEARKKKPTCSDWYGCVEWQPAVEDTEELEIKQDELKRAFNTDRLQESSVRKLMAETYCIQRATINKGTAVNKIVDEWPFLFEAVHLFEHTQTLLGFAVQTRLSEELTTKEKPIKDFLNLKGIEILEGPLSLIAGIAKYFNENPHHLMYQNEQQICTADGLSIPCTPCILAMGDQRFKVAVDQEIVNDHINSPIVALAYTFALFYVLNIKYPKEMSLTLEFIQRRR, encoded by the exons ATGGATTATTCCTTACCCTGTGAGCCATATGCTGTACCATGGCACAAAATGCCTCCCAACCTCATGCTTGCGTTGAGGGAAAAGAAGAGACCAAAGCCTAGGGAGAGAAGAGAACTTGTTCGTGTCGTTATTGATGATGTCCTCTGTAAAGAAAATATACGACCTGGAAGAGCAAAGCTGCGAGAGATTGCAAGGCAGATTGTGCAGGAATATCCCTGCTCTTTTCAAGACAGAGCGCTCAGTGGAACTAAAGTCATTGGAACAGGATATGAGTCTTTGTTTATACAGCTAGAAAACAGAGTTGAAAATGTTAGGAGGCCTTTAACGGTCTGCTcagcaaagaaaatggcagatgATGAAGCCAGAAAGAAGAAGCCTACATGTTCAGATTGGTATGGATGTGTTGAGTGGCAGCCTGCAGTTGAGGACACAGAAGAACTAGAAATTAAGCAAGATGAGTTAAAAAGAGCCTTCAACACTGACCGTCTTCAGGAATCATCTGTTCGAAAACTGATGGCTGAAACATATTGCATCCAACGTGCAACTATAAACAAAGGAACTGCTGTAAACAAAATAGTGGATGAGTGGCCCTTCCTTTTTGAGGCAGTCCACCTTTTTGAGCACACACAGACTCTCCTTGGCTTTGCAGTTCAAACAAGGCTATCAGAAGAACTAACAACCAAAGAAAAGCCCATAAAAGACTTTCTTAACTTAAAAGGCATTGAAATACTGGAAGGTCCATTATCACTGATAGCTGGAATTGCAAAATACTTCAACGAAAACCCTCACCATCTTATGTACCAAAATGAG caaCAGATTTGCACAGCTGATGGACTGAGCATCCCATGCACCCCCTGTATACTTGCTATGG GTGACCAGCGATTCAAGGTAGCTGTTGACCAAGAAATTGTAAACGACCACATCAACTCCCCTATTGTGGCTCTGGCGTAcacttttgctttgttttatgtcTTGAACATAAAATACCCAAAAGAGATGTCACTTACCCTGGAGTTCATTCAAAG AAGGCGGTGA
- the LOC116333029 gene encoding uncharacterized protein LOC116333029 isoform X2, with protein sequence MDYSLPCEPYAVPWHKMPPNLMLALREKKRPKPRERRELVRVVIDDVLCKENIRPGRAKLREIARQIVQEYPCSFQDRALSGTKVIGTGYESLFIQLENRVENVRRPLTVCSAKKMADDEARKKKPTCSDWYGCVEWQPAVEDTEELEIKQDELKRAFNTDRLQESSVRKLMAETYCIQRATINKGTAVNKIVDEWPFLFEAVHLFEHTQTLLGFAVQTRLSEELTTKEKPIKDFLNLKGIEILEGPLSLIAGIAKYFNENPHHLMYQNEQQICTADGLSIPCTPCILAMGDQRFKVAVDQEIVNDHINSPIVALAYTFALFYVLNIKYPKEMSLTLEFIQRSLQAWWVCPARWLATREEMITHTCS encoded by the exons ATGGATTATTCCTTACCCTGTGAGCCATATGCTGTACCATGGCACAAAATGCCTCCCAACCTCATGCTTGCGTTGAGGGAAAAGAAGAGACCAAAGCCTAGGGAGAGAAGAGAACTTGTTCGTGTCGTTATTGATGATGTCCTCTGTAAAGAAAATATACGACCTGGAAGAGCAAAGCTGCGAGAGATTGCAAGGCAGATTGTGCAGGAATATCCCTGCTCTTTTCAAGACAGAGCGCTCAGTGGAACTAAAGTCATTGGAACAGGATATGAGTCTTTGTTTATACAGCTAGAAAACAGAGTTGAAAATGTTAGGAGGCCTTTAACGGTCTGCTcagcaaagaaaatggcagatgATGAAGCCAGAAAGAAGAAGCCTACATGTTCAGATTGGTATGGATGTGTTGAGTGGCAGCCTGCAGTTGAGGACACAGAAGAACTAGAAATTAAGCAAGATGAGTTAAAAAGAGCCTTCAACACTGACCGTCTTCAGGAATCATCTGTTCGAAAACTGATGGCTGAAACATATTGCATCCAACGTGCAACTATAAACAAAGGAACTGCTGTAAACAAAATAGTGGATGAGTGGCCCTTCCTTTTTGAGGCAGTCCACCTTTTTGAGCACACACAGACTCTCCTTGGCTTTGCAGTTCAAACAAGGCTATCAGAAGAACTAACAACCAAAGAAAAGCCCATAAAAGACTTTCTTAACTTAAAAGGCATTGAAATACTGGAAGGTCCATTATCACTGATAGCTGGAATTGCAAAATACTTCAACGAAAACCCTCACCATCTTATGTACCAAAATGAG caaCAGATTTGCACAGCTGATGGACTGAGCATCCCATGCACCCCCTGTATACTTGCTATGG GTGACCAGCGATTCAAGGTAGCTGTTGACCAAGAAATTGTAAACGACCACATCAACTCCCCTATTGTGGCTCTGGCGTAcacttttgctttgttttatgtcTTGAACATAAAATACCCAAAAGAGATGTCACTTACCCTGGAGTTCATTCAAAG GAGTcttcaggcctggtgggtgtgcCCTGCCAGGTGGCTGGCCACTCGTGAGGAAATGatcacacacacctgcagctga
- the LOC116333029 gene encoding uncharacterized protein LOC116333029 isoform X3 codes for MDYSLPCEPYAVPWHKMPPNLMLALREKKRPKPRERRELVRVVIDDVLCKENIRPGRAKLREIARQIVQEYPCSFQDRALSGTKVIGTGYESLFIQLENRVENVRRPLTVCSAKKMADDEARKKKPTCSDWYGCVEWQPAVEDTEELEIKQDELKRAFNTDRLQESSVRKLMAETYCIQRATINKGTAVNKIVDEWPFLFEAVHLFEHTQTLLGFAVQTRLSEELTTKEKPIKDFLNLKGIEILEGPLSLIAGIAKYFNENPHHLMYQNEQQICTADGLSIPCTPCILAMGDQRFKVAVDQEIVNDHINSPIVALAYTFALFYVLNIKYPKEMSLTLEFIQSQSQPQVWNTLTSPDAGFHPW; via the exons ATGGATTATTCCTTACCCTGTGAGCCATATGCTGTACCATGGCACAAAATGCCTCCCAACCTCATGCTTGCGTTGAGGGAAAAGAAGAGACCAAAGCCTAGGGAGAGAAGAGAACTTGTTCGTGTCGTTATTGATGATGTCCTCTGTAAAGAAAATATACGACCTGGAAGAGCAAAGCTGCGAGAGATTGCAAGGCAGATTGTGCAGGAATATCCCTGCTCTTTTCAAGACAGAGCGCTCAGTGGAACTAAAGTCATTGGAACAGGATATGAGTCTTTGTTTATACAGCTAGAAAACAGAGTTGAAAATGTTAGGAGGCCTTTAACGGTCTGCTcagcaaagaaaatggcagatgATGAAGCCAGAAAGAAGAAGCCTACATGTTCAGATTGGTATGGATGTGTTGAGTGGCAGCCTGCAGTTGAGGACACAGAAGAACTAGAAATTAAGCAAGATGAGTTAAAAAGAGCCTTCAACACTGACCGTCTTCAGGAATCATCTGTTCGAAAACTGATGGCTGAAACATATTGCATCCAACGTGCAACTATAAACAAAGGAACTGCTGTAAACAAAATAGTGGATGAGTGGCCCTTCCTTTTTGAGGCAGTCCACCTTTTTGAGCACACACAGACTCTCCTTGGCTTTGCAGTTCAAACAAGGCTATCAGAAGAACTAACAACCAAAGAAAAGCCCATAAAAGACTTTCTTAACTTAAAAGGCATTGAAATACTGGAAGGTCCATTATCACTGATAGCTGGAATTGCAAAATACTTCAACGAAAACCCTCACCATCTTATGTACCAAAATGAG caaCAGATTTGCACAGCTGATGGACTGAGCATCCCATGCACCCCCTGTATACTTGCTATGG GTGACCAGCGATTCAAGGTAGCTGTTGACCAAGAAATTGTAAACGACCACATCAACTCCCCTATTGTGGCTCTGGCGTAcacttttgctttgttttatgtcTTGAACATAAAATACCCAAAAGAGATGTCACTTACCCTGGAGTTCATTCAAAG TCAATCACAGCCTCAAGTCTGGAACACATTGACATCACCAGACGCTGGGTTTCATCCCTGGtga
- the LOC116333029 gene encoding uncharacterized protein LOC116333029 isoform X1 yields the protein MLTCNVCGFKCISLTEYLKHCRSHRHINNVFFVCGHKDCGRRFSSYSCFAVHMSRTHKDTSTRQTWNRNVSVQLKCLFSFCNREYADVKRLVTHLSGHIQEGLSVTCPFDNCAKTFNVKTSFSSHISRCHRGWTVTQIAPAHICEVGQPLLGEGAHVTENVTENTDVTDAAQSIDVENDNIQDAYTTNLALFFLRLQAKCLVPASTITGIANEMKTLQDIQQEYLMDVLSQELEQYGVPAETFRCLKQNVYKHSPMYETLNENGSLSTHHRRLQYYKAHYNYVHPVEVKLGYNDNGQKRHYHYIPVLESLTALLKEGNAVQQSSNSVSAADGAICDITDGHVIKSNAMFSSDPDSLKVMLFQDSFEVANPLGSAKRKHKILAVYLTLGNLCTHHRSAVDQIQLVLLCLEEDCKYFGVDKVFSKLVSDLCELELKGISFEGKLYTGTVACIMGDNLGSHMIGGFTENFSSCEYFCRYCLVTKDDFRCNSLTVAMHRDPVGYNESLNFLESHPDVTMHHGIKGNSVFNRLSNFHVCQPGLPPCLAHDLFEGVVDYDIALCLQFLIKTKKWFSYESLNDRLGSFSGESGDKPNAISNKGIKLGGHAAQNRWLLRFLPILVHDRIKDADNAVWLLILLLRELVEFVCAPMLSESQIAYMKVLVEEYVEMRQELFPHVNLRPKHHYLLHYADLSLQFGPLIHTWTMRFESKHSYFKRCIRSSKNFKNVTKSLADRHQLYQAYQSHGGLFSPQVQVFNSTTFYPDLYDSGIRAAVADFEVTSSNSVVTDKVKVRGTSYENGFLVLMRYTKRQLQLGQIVSIVIKNETTVLLLLREKNASWVPELGIYELEKNCSHKLICKNIDQLGDFSPLSFYQKGARSLLPLKHMPLWS from the coding sequence ATGTTGACTTGCAATGTTTGCGGATTTAAGTGCATCTCTTTGACTGAATACCTGAAACACTGCAgatcacacagacacattaacaatgtattttttgtgtgtggccATAAAGATTGTGGCAGAAGATTTTCCTCATACAGCTGCTTTGCTGTTCATATGTCACGGACACACAAAGATACAAGTACCAGACAAACCTGGAACAGAAATGTGTCTGTGCAGCTAAAGTGTTTGTTCAGTTTTTGCAACAGAGAATATGCAGATGTTAAAAGGCTTGTGACTCACTTGAGTGGTCACATACAAGAGGGTTTAAGTGTAACTTGCCCTTTTGATAATTGTGCAAAAACTTTTAATGTAAAGACATCCTTTTCATCTCACATTTCCAGGTGTCATAGAGGGTGGACTGTCACCCAGATAGCACCTGCACATATATGTGAAGTTGGACAGCCCTTACTAGGTGAAGGAGCACATgtaacagaaaatgtaactgaaaacactgatgtGACTGATGCAGCCCAAAGCATTGATGTTGAGAATGATAACATTCAAGATGCCTATACAACAAATctggctttgtttttcttgagATTGCAGGCAAAGTGTTTAGTTCCAGCATCTACAATTACAGGGAttgcaaatgaaatgaaaacccTTCAGGATATTCAGCAGGAGTACCTAATGGATGTTTTGTCTCAAGAACTTGAACAGTATGGTGTTCCAGCTGAGACATTTAGATGTCTTAAGCAAAATGTTTACAAGCACAGTCCTATGTATGAAACCTTGAATGAAAATGGTTCATTATCTACACATCATAGAAGGCTGCAGTATTACAAGGCACACTATAACTATGTTCACCCTGTGGAAGTCAAGCTTGGGTACAATGATAATGGGCAGAAGAGGCATTATCATTACATTCCAGTTCTGGAAAGCCTCACTGCATTGCTGAAAGAGGGAAATGCAGTTCAACAGAGTTCTAattctgtttctgctgctgatGGTGCAATCTGTGATATTACAGATGGGCATGTCATTAAATCTAATGCCATGTTTTCTTCAGATCCAGATTCTTTAAAGGTGATGCTTTTTCAAGATTCCTTTGAGGTGGCCAACCCTCTTGGATCTGCCAAGCGAAAGCACAAAATTTTAGCTGTCTACTTAACCTTGGGAAATTTATGTACACACCACAGATCAGCTGTTGACCAAATACAGTTGGTACTGCTCTGTCTAGAGGAAGACTGCAAATATTTTGGTGTGGATAAAGTTTTCAGTAAACTTGTGTCAGACCTGTGTGAGCTGGAGTTAAAGGGCATATCTTTTGAGGGCAAGCTGTATACTGGTACTGTTGCATGCATAATGGGAGATAACCTGGGCTCCCACATGATTGGTGGGTTTACAGAAAATTTCAGCTCTTGTGAGTATTTCTGTAGATATTGTCTTGTTACGAAAGATGACTTTaggtgtaactcactcacagttgCCATGCATAGAGATCCTGTTGGATATAATGAGTCTCTGAATTTTTTGGAGAGTCACCCTGATGTAACAATGCATCATGGGATTAAAGGCAACAGTGTTTTCAACAGATTATCTAACTTTCATGTTTGTCAGCCTGGACTGCCGCCATGTCTGGCACATGACCTTTTTGAAGGTGTTGTTGACTATGACATAGCACTATGTTTGCAGTtcctaataaaaacaaaaaagtggtTCAGCTATGAGTCACTAAATGACAGACTTGGATCTTTTTCTGGTGAAAGTGGTGACAAACCAAATGCCATTTCCAACAAGGGAATAAAGCTTGGAGGCCATGCAGCCCAGAACAGGTGGCTGTTGAGGTTTTTACCCATTTTGGTGCATGACAGAATTAAAGATGCTGACAATGCTGTATGGCTGCTTATACTTCTTCTGAGGGAGCTGGTTGAATTTGTCTGTGCACCTATGCTATCAGAGTCGCAGATTGCGTACATGAAGGTACTCGTCGAAGAGTATGTGGAAATGAGGCAGGAGTTATTCCCACATGTAAATCTCAGACCAAAACACCACTATCTGCTTCACTATGCTGATTTGAGTTTACAGTTTGGGCCACTCATACATACGTGGACTATGCGCTTTGAAAGCAAGCATAGTTATTTCAAAAGGTGCATCAGGTCAAGTAAAAACTTCAAAAATGTGACCAAGTCGCTTGCTGATAGACATCAGTTGTACCAGGCTTATCAGAGTCATGGTGGCCTGTTCAGTCCACAGGTTCAGGTTTTCAACTCAACTACATTTTATCCAGATCTGTATGACAGTGGCATAAGAGCGGCAGTTGCAGACTTTGAAGTTACCTCAAGTAACTCAGTTGTGACAGATAAAGTTAAAGTCAGAGGTACTTCATATGAGAATGGTTTCCTTGTCCTAATGAGATACACCAAGAGACAGCTACAGTTAGGACAAATAGTAAGCAttgttattaaaaatgaaacaactgTCCTTCTTTTGCTGAGGGAGAAAAATGCCAGCTGGGTGCCTGAGCTTGGGATATATGAACTTGAGAAAAATTGTTCTCATAAGCTCATTTGCAAAAATATTGACCAGCTTGGTGATTTTTCTCCCCTTTCCTTTTATCAGAAAGGTGCAAGGTCCCTCCTCCCGCTTAAGCATATGCCACTATGGAGCTAG